The following coding sequences lie in one Crassostrea angulata isolate pt1a10 chromosome 10, ASM2561291v2, whole genome shotgun sequence genomic window:
- the LOC128168199 gene encoding protein IMPACT homolog — MKPRAEDILLIDDDEKQKTESLEVVSSDPVTEAGNKFTATAAAVNTYANIRAFYKKVVSVPDCARADHNILVYRFRDKSGLIHEDYQDDGEYGAGRKILGALRDNNIENAAVVVTRLFAKHVGLRRFSIMENVAIDALRKLSD; from the coding sequence ATGAAACCAAGAGCAGAAGACATCCTCCTGATAGACGATGACGAGAAACAGAAGACCGAGTCCCTAGAAGTCGTGAGTAGTGATCCGGTTACTGAAGCAGGTAACAAATTCACCGCAACAGCTGCCGCAGTCAATACTTACGCGAACATCCGAGCCTTCTACAAGAAAGTAGTGAGCGTCCCAGACTGCGCCAGAGCGGATCACAACATTCTTGTGTACCGATTTCGAGATAAATCTGGCCTGATCCACGAGGACTACCAGGATGATGGCGAATACGGCGCTGGTCGCAAAATACTCGGTGCCTTGCGCGACAACAACATAGAGAACGCGGCCGTCGTTGTCACTAGACTCTTTGCAAAACACGTTGGATTGCGGCGCTTCTCCATTATGGAAAATGTAGCGATTGATGCACTGCGCAAACTGAGTGATTAA
- the LOC128167179 gene encoding phosphoglucomutase-like, whose product MSYSSTTVSSSPIEGQKPGTSGLRKAVKVYLQKNYTENFVQSILEGGLSKIEGSTLVIGGDGRYYEKEATLLIIKMCAANGVSKVIVAQNGLMSTPAVSCVIRKYKTNGGIILTASHNPGGPDADFGIKFNTENGGPAPENVTDKIFERTKSISQYKICPDLNADISKVGLSTYTVDGKEFSVQVIDSVLDYVEYMKEIFDFPALKNYLSTGKQVLIDAMSGEGRGTRIPSANNEGKR is encoded by the exons ATGTCATACTCATCAACTACAGTTTCATCTTCCCCGATAGAGGGACAGAAGCCGGGGACGAGCGGACTAAGGAAAGCTGTCAAAGTCTACTTGCAAAAAAATTACACGGAAAATTTTGTGCAGAGTATACTGGAAGGGGGGTTAAGTAAAATAGAGGGTTCGACTCTAGTCATCGGAGGCGATGGACGATACTATGAAAAGGAGGCAACATTGCTCATCATTAAAATGTGTGCAGCAAATGGG GTGTCTAAAGTAATAGTTGCTCAGAATGGTTTAATGTCAACGCCAGCAGTATCCTGTGTCATTCGTAAATACAAAACTAATGGTGGAATTATTTTGACTGCAAGTCACAATCCTGGGGGCCCAGATGCTGATTTTGGCATAAAGTTCAATACTGAAAATGGAG gTCCAGCTCCAGAAAATGTAAcagacaaaatatttgaaagaacAAAAAGCATCAGTCAGTACAAGATTTGTCCTGATTTGAATGCTGATATCTCCAAAGTTGGTCTCTCTACATACACTGTTGATGGTAAAGAGTTCAGTGTTCAGGTCATAGACTCTGTGTTGGATTATGTGGAGTATATGAAGGAAATATTCGACTTCCCTGCTCTGAAAAACTACCTGTCCACAGGGAAACAAGTGCTTATTGATGCAATGAGTGGAG